The region CCTGAACGAGATGGAAACGATCAAAGCTTTCAACGAGGCACGTCGGCAGATCCAGGAATCGGTGCTCGAACTGTTCAAGGGCCTGTCGCTCAGGGAGCGCCTGCTGCAAGGCGTGCTGATGGCCGTGCAGGCCGCGAGCGGCGCTTGCCTCGCGTACGGAATCGGCCGCGCGCTGCACACCGAGCAGGCCGTATGGGCGGCGATCACCGCGATCGCGGTCACGCAGCACAACTACGCGGACACGATCAATCTGTCGCGCGATCAGTTCATCGGCGCGATGGTGGGCGGGCTGATCGGCTTCGCGGGGGCGGCGACGGGCGCCGGCCATTTCGTCGCGTACGCGATCACGATCGTGACGGCGATCATCTGCTGCTGGTGTCTGAACGTCGGCAGCGCGGCTCGGCTCGGCGCGATCACCGCGACAATCGTGCTGCTGTTTCCGGGTGAGGGCCCGCTGTGGGACATTCCGCTCGTGCGGTTGGGCGAAGTGACGCTCGGCACCGCGTGCGCGATGGCGGTCGGCTGGACGATGTCGCGAATCGAGCGGCGCTGGTTCGCGAAGCGTTGAAGCGGCGGCGAACGCGCGAAGACGGCGGGCGTGAAAACGACAGCGGCAAGCGCAAGAAAGCGTGCGACGCGAAACGATGCTGAACCATGCTGCCCCGCGCGATGCTCGGGGCGTGACGCTCGCCGGCGCGGCGGCCGCCAATCGCCCTCCCGCTGCGGCCGACACGAGGGCGCGGGGGTGCAGGAATGCGAGGAGACCGGAATGCGCGGGGCGGGTGCATCGCTCGCCGCGCCCGCTTTCGCCGGAAAGCGGCGAACGGCGCGCCGCGCGGCGGCCGGCTTTACGGTCCGATCTGCAGAATGACGCCCGTCGAGATGCGCACGAGCAGATAGTCGCCACCGATGCCGACCCAGTGATAGCCGCGCGGCGGCGGCGACAGATGGTACCCGCGCCAGTCGTCGATCACGTACTGGCGGTCCCGGTATTCGTCGGGCAGGCGCTCTCCGCGGCGCCACGCGGCGTTTTCGTCGCCGCGATGCTCGCCGGGGCGGGCGCCGTCGTCGCCGTGCTTGCCGTGATCGCGCCCGACGTGCTTGCCGGGAGGCGGCCCGTGGCGTTCGTCACCCGGCCCGCCGGGGCCATGGGGTTGAGCGGCGGCGAGCGATGACACGAGCGCGCCGGCAGCGAGCATCGAAATCCGCAGCGTACGATGTGCTTTCATCGTTTCCCTCCGTGAAAAGGCGCAACCGGCTGTCGGCGCCGGAGCGCATGGAAAAAGGTAGCACATCGCGCCGTATATTCGCCGGGAATGGCGGGTCGATGTGAAAAAGATCTGAGATGACGCAAAGCGACGAGACAGCGATGCGGCTTGCCAATACGCCGATCGACACCCTGTTTTTTCGTTCGGCCTTCCAGCCGCCCGGCTCGTCGCCCCCTCCGGTGTCTGGGGACTCGCCCGCTTCCTTGGCCGCCTCTTCGGTAGCCGAATGCCGCAGCAGCAGCCTTTCGATTGCCGGGATTCGCCGAGGCCGACGACCGCAAGCGTGTTGCGCAAACGCGCGCGCCGCGCCGCCTGATCGCCCGCTCGTACGATCGCGCCGGCCCTCGGGTGGCACGGCAGGTATACTCGCGCTCACTGCGCAACGCTCAATCCTCTCTCGCATTCAGACACCGCTTTCATGGCAGAACCCACTCTCGGCGTCGCCCTCATCGCCTACAACGCCGCGGCCCGGCTCGCCGAATGCCTCAGCGCGCTGTCGTTCGCCGACGACGTCATCGTCGTCGACGGCGGCAGCACCGACGCAACCGTCGATATCGCGAAAGCCCATGGCGCACGCGTAATCGTTGCCGCCGACTGGCCAGGTTTCGGGCCGCAAAAGAACCGCGCGGTATCCGCGCTCGACACCGACTGGATCCTGTCGGTCGACACCGACGAAATCGTCACGCCCGAACTCGCCGCGTCGATCCGGGCGGCGATACGCGCGCCACGCGCGCCGGTCTATTCGCTCGATCGGCTCTCGAGCTTCTGCGGCACCTGGGTACGCCACAGCGGCTGGTACCCCGACTGGCTGCCGCGCCTTTTCAAGCGGGGCGCGGCACGCTTTTCCGACGATCTCGTCCATGAGCGACTCGTGTTCGACGGACCGTCCGCGAAACTCGACGGCAAGCTGCTCCACTATTCATACGAAGACTTTGAAACCGTGTTGCGCAAGCTCGATGCATATTCGAGCGCAGGCGCCGAACAGCGACGCGCGGCGGGCAAGCGCGGCGGGTTGGCGAAGGCATTCGGGCGTGGCGCATGGGCCTTCGTGCGCACCTATGTGCTGCGGTGTGGCTTCCTGGATGGACGGGCGGGCTTCATGATCGCCGTGTTCAATGCCGAAACGGTCTACTACCGCTTCCTGAAGCTCGGCCTTGCGCGGCAGCGAAAGGCGCGCGATTGACGCGCGCCGTCGAAGCCGCAGGAAGATGCCGTCGAGTCGCGCTGTCCGTGGCGTAGACGGGAAACGGCATCAAGCGGCGCGCAACGCGCCGCGCCGCATGCATGTGCACGCCAATCACGAACGCCGCCTCGGCACGGCGACACGATGCGCTCGCCGCACGCGTGACCCGCACCATACCGATCGCTCGCCCACGCGCAGCCGAACGCACCCCATCGCCGAATCCGCTGCGAGCCGCGATGCCGGCCCGATCCGGGAAGCGGCCCGCCCTACTTGCGCGCCGCGAGCCGGCTGACATCGACCGGCGTCGCGACGTCAGCCGGCGCGTTAGCCGCATCGAATCCGAGCATCGCCGCAGCCACGCCGATCACACGCGCCGACGGCAGTTCGCTCAGGCATCGGCTCCAGCTGTCCAGATGCCGATCGCAGCCTTCGAGCTTGCACGGCACGCAATCGCCTTCGCCCTGCAGCAGATAGACATTGCCGCGCCGCCCCGAACCGCGCAGGGGCCACGGCTCGTCGCCAGCCGGCCAATGCGCGGGCCACGGGCCCCAGCGCGTCGGATTCGACGGCCCGAAGAGCGCGATCGTCGGAACGCCGCAGGCGGCGGCAACATGCGTCGCGCCGGTGTCCGGGCCGATGAAGAGCCGCGCGTGCCGAAACATCTCGGCGCTCTCGCCGAACGACAGTTCCCCCGTCATGTTCAACACGGGTTCGCCGGCCGCTCGCGCGATACGCGCGGCATAGTCGCGCTCGGCCTGCGCGGGACCGCCGCTCAGCGCGACCGCGAACCCGCTGCCGCGTGCCCAGCGCACGAGATCGACCCAGCCGTCCTCATGCCACTGCTTGTAGCGGAACATCGGATACGGATGCAGCACGATGTACGGCTCGCCGCGTGACAGCGCGGGCGTTCCATACAGCTTCGCGTCGAAGCGAGCGCGGGCGGCGGGATCGTCGCCGATGCCGGGCGCGACGACGTCGGCGCATCGCGGTACATCGAGCGCGTCGGCCAGCGACAGGTTGCTCGTGACGGTATGAACATCGCGATGCTCGTCGAGCACGATGCCGTTCAGGATGAAACGCGTGAGCCGCGTGAGCCGCCCGGGATCGACGAGCCCGATCCGCCTGCGCCCCGCAAAGAACGCATAGAAGCGCGCGCGATCGGAACTGATCGCCGCACACGCGAGATCGTACTTGCGCCAGATGCGCAGCGCATCGGCGATGCGCTCCTTCGGCCGAGCGCGCGGCGCGACCGTGATCACGCGGCGGATGTCGGGATTGTGCTCGAGCACGCCTTCAGTGCCGCGAAACACGATCATGTCGATCTGCGCGTCGGGCCAGCGCGCCTTCAGTGACCGGACGAGCGGCGTCGTCAGCAGCACGTCGCCAAGGCGACGCGTGCAGGATACGAGAATGGTGCGCGGCGGCCTGGAAAGCGTCAACGGAGCGGTCACGGTGAAGGCATGAAGAACGGGCGACCGGACATTTTAGCGAATTCGCGCCGCGCGCCCGTGCGAAGCGAGCAAGCTCACGCCCGATTGAGCAGTTGCGCGGCGAGCGCCTGCATGCGCGCGTTCGCCGCGCGCGGGCCGAACGACTCGATCTTGCGCGTTGCGTGCGCCACGAGCGACGCGCGCAACGCGCCGTCGGCGAGCATCCGCTCGATCGCGTCCGCGAGCGCGTCGGCCGCGCCGGGCGGCACGAGCAGCCCCGCTCGGCCGAAGTCCAACAGATCGCGCGGGCCAGTGGGGCAATCCGCTGAAATAACCGGCGTACCGAGCGCCATCGCCTCGCCGATCACCATGCCGAAGCCCTCGTAGCGGCTGCTCAGGATCAGCATGTCGGCCGCACGCACGTACGGAAACGGATTCGCGCAAAAGCCCGCGAACAGCACCGCGTCGCGCAGCCCCAGCTCCGCCGCGAGTTGCTCGAGCGCGCCGCGATCCGGGCCGTCGCCCAACAGCACGAGGCGCGGCGCGTCGGCGCGGCTTGCACGCACTTGCGCATACGCGCGCAGCAAGGTCCGATGATCCTTCTGCCCTTCATCGAGCCGCGCGACCGACACGATGAAACGCCCCGCCGGCAGATCGGCGGGCTCGTCCGCCCGCGCGCGCAGCGCCTGCGGATCGATCACGTTCGGCAGCGCGGTGACGACGACACGGGTATCGGCGAAGAGCGACTCGGCCTCGCGCCGCATGTCGGGCGTGAGCACCGCGAGCGCCGTGTAGCGCTCGTATTGGCGAACGCGCCGCGCCATGTACGCCGCGCTTTTCTCGCCGAAGCGCGCGGCGAAACTGTAGTGGCTCACGCCGATCCACGGCATGCCACCACGCCCGGCAATGCGTCGCAGCGAGAAATCGAAATCGCAAACCACGTCGTAGCCGCGTGCGAGCCGCAGAAAACGGCGCGCGACGGCCGGCCGGATCAGCGCATGCGTCGATGCCTTATGCAACAGCTTCTCGCCGCCGCGCAGCCTGCGTACGCGCTCGCGCTGGTGGAGCGCGTGCATCCACCGCTCGGAAGCCAGCACCTGCAGCGCGACATCGGCCGGAATCGCCTTCGCGCGCCACATCGTCAGATCCGCCGTCGGATACGTGACCGACAGCCCGACTTCGAACGCGCTTCGATCAAGCGCGTTGAGCCATGCGAGCAGCGCAGTCTCCGTGCCGCCCCGGCCGAAGTCGTTGATGTGAAAAAGGATGCGCACGCGCCGCACGCCCGGGCGGGCAACGTCCGCCGCCGTCTCGGCGGGCTGCGCGGTGAAAGCGGGCGGAGCGACGGGCGGCGTCATCGTGCGTCCGCGTTCTGCGATACGCGCGCCATGCAGGCGTCGCGTTCGCCGCAGCCGAGCAGGAAACCCGCAAACGACCAGAACGCGAGCATCGTCGTTTGCCACATGAAATCGTCGACCGTGTTCTTCGCGATCATCCCGACGACGAGCGCGAGCCCCGCCGCCGACACCGCGGGCACGTCGCGTCTGAGCCGCCAGAACGCCGCCGCGAGACTGACGAGCAGCAATGCTTCGAGCGCAACGCCAATGTAGCCCGTCTGCAACCACGTGTTGAGGAACAGGTTGTGCGCGTGCGTGAGCGCTTGCGGCTCGATCTGCAACAAGAGCGGCGGTGCGTCGGCCGCGTACGCGTGTCCGGGCAGCGGCTTGCCGAAGCCGACGCCGAGCCACGCGTGCTGCTTGCCCTGCTCGGTATAGAACGCCCAGAGCTTCGGGCGCGTATCGGACGACAGCGTGTCGCCGAGCGCATTCAACTCGCCCGGCACGTAGACCCTCTGGCCCGCGACCGTGATGTCGCGCGCGGCCGACGACGCCGATGCGGTTGCGGTGGACGCGGACAGATCGCGCTCGCGCGCGCTGTACTCGAGCAGCCCGAGCGCGGTGGCGCCGAGGATCGCGATCGCGACGATGCTCACGCCGAGCCGGCGCCGATAGAGCGGGTAGAACGCGACGACGAGAGTCGCACCCGCCGCCGGCCAGAAAAAGCGGTTCAGGCTCGCGAGCCCGACGAAGCCGCACGCGACGAGCCCGACCGCGCCGATCGCGCGCCAGCGGGCGCGCAGCAGCAGCGTGGCGAAAAGCGGCATCGCGAACACCACGAGCGTACTCGTATGGCCCACGCGGTTATAGAAGCGAATCGGGAAAGTATTCGGCGTCGGCGGCTGCAAGTGCCCCCAGTAAAACGCGCTCAGGAGCGCGAGCAGCACGCAGGCGGCCCACACGACGAGCACCGGCCATTCGGGACGCTTCACGCGCGAGCCGAACAGCCAGAAGCCCCAGAACGTGACGAGCGGATACAGCACTTCGTCGAACCACGCACGCAGGCTGATACGCGGATACAGCGACCAGCCGACCGACGCGAGACTCCACGCAGCCCATACGACGATCGGCAAAACGAGGGGCCATTGCCGGAACGGCGGCCGGCTCGCGGACAGGATGCCGGCAAGCGTGCCGACGCCGATCAACGCGAGCGTCGTGTTGACCACGCCGTTCATGTGCCCGAACATCACGCCGAACATCAGCGTGGGACAGGCGATCCAAAGCACGCGCTCGACGCGCGATGTCGTTATCGTCATCGGCTTGAACTTGACGGCGCAAGCGCCAAAACGTTTTGCAGCGCACGATGCACCGCATCCACTGAAAGACGCCCCATGCAGTCCGCATGATCGCCGCGCCACGCGACGCACGTCTGCGCACTCCGGTCGCAGCGCCGTACCCATGCGACATGGCGCCGGAACATGGACGGCTGGTCGCGGCACGGCATGTCCGCGATCGTCAGCGCGATGAACGGCGCATCCCGCCAATAGCGCCCCGCGCCGTGAATGCCGGCATTGCCGGGGCCGAACAGCGCGACGGTGGGCACGCCGACGAGACGCGCGAGATGCGCGATGCCGGTATCCGGACACACGACCGCCCGTGCACCGGCAAGCACGTGCCACAGATCGGCGAGCCCGAGCCGGCCGGCGAGATTCGGCTGCGCGGAATCGGGACCGATCTGCGCGACGAACTCGACTTCGCTCGGCCCGCCGCTCCAGACGGGCTGATAGCCTTGCGCCTCGATGAGGCTCGCGAGCTCGCGCCAGCGTTCGGACGGCCAGCGCTTGACTGCCGTGCTCGCGCCCGGATGCAACACCACGTAGGGGCGCTCGCGCAACGCGGCGGGCAGCGGTGCGCTTGCCTGCGGCGCCGGCCAGTCGGACGGGCGATACAGGCGCGGCGCGGGCCCGTCGACGAGCGCCGCGGCGAAATCGGCCCAAGCGGCGGGCGCCTCCGGATACGGCACCAGTTCGTCGACCGGCCAGTTCTTCCATCCGGGCGCATCCCCCGCATGTGCGACGATCCAGCGGCAGCCCGCGCCAAGCGCAAGCCAGCTGTGGCGGTTGTCGCCCGCGACGATGCCGAGATCATACGGCCCCGACGCGAGCAGACGCCTGACCGATACGCCGTCGCGCGGGTCGAACGCCAACGCATCGACGCCGAACGGACGCTTCGCGTAGAGCGGCGCAATCGCCTTCGGGCACGCCAGCACGATCTGCGCATCCGGATGCTGCTCGCGCAGCTTCGCGACGAGCGGCGTCAGCAGCAACGTATCGCCGAGCAGCAGGTGATGCGCGATCAGAATGCGCCGCAGGTGCGCGGGCTTGCGCCGCAACGGCTTGAGGACAAGCCTCGGCAGCGCTCGCGAGAAGATGTGGATCCGGCCGTGGAGTCTGCTCATTCGATTAGATCAACGGCCGATCGATTCCGTCACTTTGAGATGCGATGCGCCGGAGGCCGGCCGAAAGCCGTTTCGTCATGCAGAATTTCCACGATTCATATTGCAGGGACCGCCCGTAGCACGCCGACGCGCATTCCTCGTCACCGGGCTCAAATACGCGGCGCGCCCCTGCGACGCCTCGCAAGCGCGCGCAGGCCGAGCGCAACTTACGGAGTATACCATTCGGCCCATACGCTTCCGGAGCCAACATTCCGACGAAAGACCGCGCGCGCGAATGCGCATCATCGCGGGCCGTCGCCCGCAGCCTCGACGGCCAGGTCGAGCAATTGCGCGACATGGCGCGCGATGCTCGGATCGTACCGGATCGCCGCATGCGCCGCCGCGCCGGAGCCGATGCGCGCCGCACCCGCCTTCGTCCGCCGCACGGCTTCGTCGAGCGCCGCGCGCAGCCCGGCCGTATCGCCGGGCGCGAACACGAGCTTCGCCGACGGCGCGATCGCGTCGCAACAGCCGATGTTCGACGGCAGGATGACGGGCGTGCCGCACATCACCGACTCGACGCCGACGAGCCCGAACGGCTCGTATTTCGAAGCGAGGATCGTGAAATCGGCGGCACGGTAGCCGTCCTCGATATCCTTCACGTAGCCGATATAGCGCAGCCGCTCCGACGTCCGCTCGGGCGGCCGGCCGGCAACCGCGACGACGATGCCGGGCCCCGCGTCTCGCAACACCGCTTCGATGAGCGGCAGCCCCTTGCGCTCGTGGCTGCTCGACGGGAACAGCAGCACGATCTCGTCGTCGGCAAAGCCGAAGCGCATGCGCAACTCGGCGCGGCGCACGGCGTGAACGGGCGTGAAGCGTGCGGCGTCGACGGGCGGGAACAGCACGCGGACCTTATCGTCGCCCAGCCCGTAGAAATGAAGCAATTCGTCGCGCATCAGCATCGAATGCGCGATGACAAAACGCGCGTGCGCGTATTGACGGCGTTCGAGCGCGATCTGGCGGCGATCGGCAAACGTCGGGACGCGGCCGATCGCATCGAGAAAGCCGAGATGCGTGCCGCCGCAGATCGCGATTTCCGACGAATCGACACGGTTGCAGCCGATCAGCACGTCGACCGGCGACGCGCGGCGGGCCGCGCGCAGGCGCCACGAGAACCATGCGTCGCGACACTTGCCGGGCAGGAACGAGACGTTGATCCGGTGCGATTCGACGCGCCGGTATTCCGGCACCGACGAATCGAACGATCGCGCGAAGACCGACGGCCGGATGCCGGCGTCGGCCAGCCCACGCGCGAGGTCGATCGCGTAGCGCTCGAGCCCGCCGCCGTACTTGAGCGCGTTGCACGACAGGCCGATTTTCATCGGGCGGCGATCCTCGCGCTCCGTGGGCGCTCGCTCGGCCGGGCGTGCGCCGCTCATCCCGCGTCCTGCTGGAACTGGATGCGGTGCAGGTGCGCGTAGAGCCCGCCCTGCTCGAGCAATTCGCGGTGGCTGCCGCTTTCGACGATCTTGCCGCCTTCGAGCACAAGGATCCGGTCGGCGCGCTCGATCGTCGACAGGCGGTGCGCGATCACGAGCGTCGTGCGCCCCTTCATCAGCGTCTCGAGCGCCGCCTGCACGTGCCGCTCCGATTCGGAATCGAGCGCGGACGTCGCCTCGTCGAGAATCAGGATCGGCGCATCCTTGTAGATCGCACGGGCGATCGCGAGCCGCTGGCGCTGGCCGCCCGACAGCCGCATTCCGTTGTCGCCGACGAGTGTATCGATGCCGTCGGGCATCGCGGTGACGGTTTCCCATAGGTTCGCCGCACGCAGTGCCGCCTCCACGCGGTCGCGTTCGGGCGCCTGGCCGTACGCGACGTTCGCGGCGATCGTATCGTTGAAGAGCACGACGTCCTGGCTCACCATCGCAATCTGATTGCGCAGGTCGCGCAGGCTGTACTCGGGGAGCGCGACGCCATCGACACGCACCGAGCCCGACGAAGGATCGAAGAAGCGCGGCAGCAGATTCACGAGCGTCGTCTTGCCGCTGCCGGACGGGCCCGCGAGCGCGACCATCTCGCCCGGCGCGACGGTAAACGATACGTCGTCGAGCGTTTGCCGGCCGTCGCGCGACATGCCGTAAGAGAAAGACACATGGCTGAACTCGATCGCCCCCGACGCGCGTGCGAGCGGCTTGCCGCCGCCTTCGGGCTCACGCGGCTCGTCGATCAGCCCGAAGATCAGCTCGGCCGCGGTCATCCCGCGCTGCAGCGGCTGATTCACGTCCATCAGATGCTTGAGCGGCGAAATGATGAGCAGCATCGCGGTCACGAACGCGACGAAGCCGCCGACCGTCGTCTGATCGTTCGCCGACTGAACGACCGCAATCGTCAGCACGACAGCGAGCGCGATCGATGCGAGGAACTGCGTGAGCGGCTGGGCAAGCCCGCCCGATACCGTCATGCGCATCGAATAGCCGCGCAGCTTGCGGCTCAGCTCGTTGAAGCGCCCGATCTCGTATGGTTCGCCGTTATGAACCTTGACGACCTTGTAGCCGCCGACGGTCTCCTCGACGATGTACGCGAGCTGGTTCGTGAGCGTCTGATGCTCGCGGTTCAGCCGGCGCAGCCGACGGTTGATCTTGCCGACGAGCCAGCCGATGCACGGCAACAGAATCGCGACGATGAGCGTCAGGCGCCAGTTCAGATAGAACAGATAGCCGAGCAGGAAGACGACCGTCAGCGAATCGCGCACGAGCGTGATCGTCACGCCCATCAGCACGCTCAGCACCTGGTTCACTTCGAACACGACCGCGTTGATCACCGTGCTTGCCGTCTCGCGCTGGAAGAACGACACGCCGGTGTGAATCATCCGCTCGAACATCTGGATCCGCAGATCGAGCAGGATGCGGTTCGACACGTACTGCAGCAGATAGCCGGACGCATATTGCGCGATCGCGCGCGCGAGCGCGAGACCGACGACCGCCGCAGGCACGTACAGCTTCGTCGTCATGTCTCCCTTCGAGCCGAAGCCATGGTCGAGAAGCGGCTTGAGCAGCGCGGGAATTCCGGCTTCCGTCGCGGCGACCGCCGCCATCGCGAGCACGCCTGCGACGAGCACCCATACCAGCGGTTTCACATACGGCCAGAGGCGGCGCATCACGACGGCAGGCGACGACGCGTCCTGGCCGCCGATCGGTTTACTTAGAGTAGGCTTGACGCTCAAAATGCCCTCAAGAGAATCCGCAAAAAACGTACTGGAGGATCAGTAGACGATCTCGACGACGCTGCCGCCGAACGCCGCGCGCAGATCGGCGAGCAACGCGTCGCTCGGCTTCACGCGCCATGCGTCGCCCAGGCGCATCTCGCCTTGCGCACGCGCGTTGCTGTATGCGATCCGCACGGCGAGACCATTCGGTATCGCCGCCTGCGCCCGCCGCCCGCCGTCGCGACCGCCGCGCGGCGCCGGCGCCGCGGCGGGCGGCGTCTCGTCGGGTTTCGCGACGTGCGCTTCCAGCACGCGGCGCAGCGCCGCCGCGTCCGCGTTGCCGTTCATCGTCATCCGCACCGCCTGCGCGTAGCGGCTGCGCGCACGCTCGAGGTCCATCACCGACTCGGCGGTGAAGCGAATTCCGCCCGTGAACGCGTCGTTGCGCGCCTGCCCCTGGACGATCAGCAGCTCGTCCTCCTTGAAGAGCGCGCGGTTCGCGTCGAACTGCTCGTTGAACACGGTGACTTCGCACTGGCCGGTGCCGTCGTCGAGCAACGCGATCACCATCTTGCCGCGCTGCGTCATCTGCGTGCGCAACGACGCGATCACGCCGGCCACCACCTTGTCGCGCCCTTCCTTCAGCTCGCCGAGCTTCTGGCGCACGAAACGGCGCACCTCGTCGCGATACGCGTCGAACAGGTGGCCGGACAGGTAGAAGCCGAGCGCGCCCTTCTCTTCCTGCAGGCGACGCTTGTCGTCCCACGCCGGCTCGTCGACGAGCGCATGCTGGTGCGCGGGCACGCCGCCGATGTCGAACAGGCCCGCCTGCAGCGCGTTCGCGGCCGCCTGCTCGGCGGCCTCCATCGCGAGCGGCACCGATGCGAGCAACTGCGCGCGATTCTCGTGCAGCGAATCGAATGCGCCCGCGCGAATCATCGCTTCGATCGTGCGGCGGTTCACGACGCGGCGGTCGATCCGCTCGCAAAAATCGAACAGATCGGCGAACGGCTTTTCCTCGCGTGCGCGCAGGATCTCCTCGATCGCGTTCTGGCCGCTGCCCTTGATCGCGCCGAGGCCGTAGCGGATCGTGCGCGAGCGTTTGCCGTCGGCCTCGGCGACGGGCTCGAAGCGATCGTTCGAACGGTTGATGTCGGGCGGCAGCACGGCGAGGCCGTTGACGAGGCAATCGTCGAACAGGATCTTCACCTTGTCGGTGTCGTCCATCGCGAGCGTCATGTTGGCCGCCATGAATTCGGCCGGATGGTGCGCCTTCAGCCACGCGGTGTAATACGCGAGCAGCGCGTACGCGGCCGCGTGCGACTTGTTGAAGCCGTAGCCCGCGAACTTCTCCATCAGGTCGAAGATCTCGTCGGACTTCTCGCGCGTGAGGCCGTTCTTCGCGGCGCCCTCGGCGAAGATCTCGCGATGCTTGGCCATCTCCTCGGGCTTCTTCTTGCCCATCGCGCGACGCAGCAAGTCCGCGCCGCCGAGCGAATAGCCGCCGATGATCTGCGCCATCTGCATCACCTGCTCCTGATAGACCATGATCCCGTAGGTCTCTTTCAGGACAGGCTCGACGCGCGGATCCGGATAGTCGACCTTCTCGCGCCCGTGCTTGCGCGCGCAGAAGCTCGGAATCAGGTCCATCGGGCCCGGCCGGTACAACGACACGAGCGCGATGATGTCCTCGAAGCGGTCGGGCTGCGCGTCCTTCAGCATCCCCTGCATGCCGCGGCTTTCCAGCTGGAACACGGCGACCGTGTTGGCCTTCTTGAGGATCTGGAACGACGTCGGATCGTCGAGCGGCACCTGCGCGAGCGACCAGTTCTCCTTGCTCGGATCGAGACGGCGAATGTAGCGCTCGGCCCAGTCGAGAATCGTGAGCGTCGTGAGGCCGAGAAAGTCGAACTTCACGAGGCCGACGGCTTCGACGTCGTCCTTGTCGTACTGGCTGACGACGCCGCCTTCGTCGCCCTGCGTGTAGAGGGGGCAGAAATCGGTCAGCTTGCCGGGCGCGATCAGCACGCCGCCCGCGTGCATCCCGACGTTGCGCGTGAGGCCCTCCACGCGCTGCGCGAGATCGAGCAACTGATGGACTTCGTCCTCGTTGTCGTAGCGCTCCTGCAGGAGCGGCTCTTCCTTCATCGCGTCGGCGATCGTCACGTGCTTGCCCGGCTTGAACGGGATCAGCTTCGCGACGCCGTCGGTGAACATGTAGCCGAGATCGAGCACCCGGCCGATATCCCGCACGGCCGCCTTCGCGGCCATCGTGCCGAAGGTGGCGATCTGCGACACCGCGTCCGCGCCGTACTTCTCCTTCACGTACTGGATCACGCGGTCGCGGCCGTGCTGGCAGAAGTCGATGTCGAAGTCGGGCATCGACACCCGCTCCGGGTTCAGGAAGCGCTCGAACAGCAGGTTGTAGCGCAGCGGATCGAGGTCGGTGATGCCGAGCGAATACGCGACGAGCGAGCCCGCGCCCGAGCCCCGCCCGGGGCCCACCGGCACGCCGTTGTTCTTCGCCCAGTTGATGAAGTCCGCGACGATCAGGAAGTAGCCCGGAAAGCCCATCTTCTTGATCGTGCCGCACTCGAAATCGAGACGCTGGTTGTACTTCCCGCGTTGCGCTTCGCGCTCGGCCTCGTCCGGGTAGAGCTGCACGAGGCGTTTGTCGAGCCCTTCCTGCGACAACTGCACGAGGTAGTCGTCGAGCGACATGCCGTCGGGCGTCGGGAACCGCGGCAGCTTCGGCTTGCCGAGCTCGAGCGTCAGGTTGCAGCGCTTGGCGATCTCGACCGTGTTCGCGAGCGCCGAGGGCAGATCGGCGAACAGCGCGGCCATGTCGCCCTGCGTGCGGAAGAACTGCT is a window of Burkholderia mallei ATCC 23344 DNA encoding:
- the msbA gene encoding lipid A export permease/ATP-binding protein MsbA, whose translation is MSVKPTLSKPIGGQDASSPAVVMRRLWPYVKPLVWVLVAGVLAMAAVAATEAGIPALLKPLLDHGFGSKGDMTTKLYVPAAVVGLALARAIAQYASGYLLQYVSNRILLDLRIQMFERMIHTGVSFFQRETASTVINAVVFEVNQVLSVLMGVTITLVRDSLTVVFLLGYLFYLNWRLTLIVAILLPCIGWLVGKINRRLRRLNREHQTLTNQLAYIVEETVGGYKVVKVHNGEPYEIGRFNELSRKLRGYSMRMTVSGGLAQPLTQFLASIALAVVLTIAVVQSANDQTTVGGFVAFVTAMLLIISPLKHLMDVNQPLQRGMTAAELIFGLIDEPREPEGGGKPLARASGAIEFSHVSFSYGMSRDGRQTLDDVSFTVAPGEMVALAGPSGSGKTTLVNLLPRFFDPSSGSVRVDGVALPEYSLRDLRNQIAMVSQDVVLFNDTIAANVAYGQAPERDRVEAALRAANLWETVTAMPDGIDTLVGDNGMRLSGGQRQRLAIARAIYKDAPILILDEATSALDSESERHVQAALETLMKGRTTLVIAHRLSTIERADRILVLEGGKIVESGSHRELLEQGGLYAHLHRIQFQQDAG
- a CDS encoding glycosyltransferase family 4 protein, with the translated sequence MKIGLSCNALKYGGGLERYAIDLARGLADAGIRPSVFARSFDSSVPEYRRVESHRINVSFLPGKCRDAWFSWRLRAARRASPVDVLIGCNRVDSSEIAICGGTHLGFLDAIGRVPTFADRRQIALERRQYAHARFVIAHSMLMRDELLHFYGLGDDKVRVLFPPVDAARFTPVHAVRRAELRMRFGFADDEIVLLFPSSSHERKGLPLIEAVLRDAGPGIVVAVAGRPPERTSERLRYIGYVKDIEDGYRAADFTILASKYEPFGLVGVESVMCGTPVILPSNIGCCDAIAPSAKLVFAPGDTAGLRAALDEAVRRTKAGAARIGSGAAAHAAIRYDPSIARHVAQLLDLAVEAAGDGPR
- a CDS encoding glycosyltransferase family 9 protein; amino-acid sequence: MSRLHGRIHIFSRALPRLVLKPLRRKPAHLRRILIAHHLLLGDTLLLTPLVAKLREQHPDAQIVLACPKAIAPLYAKRPFGVDALAFDPRDGVSVRRLLASGPYDLGIVAGDNRHSWLALGAGCRWIVAHAGDAPGWKNWPVDELVPYPEAPAAWADFAAALVDGPAPRLYRPSDWPAPQASAPLPAALRERPYVVLHPGASTAVKRWPSERWRELASLIEAQGYQPVWSGGPSEVEFVAQIGPDSAQPNLAGRLGLADLWHVLAGARAVVCPDTGIAHLARLVGVPTVALFGPGNAGIHGAGRYWRDAPFIALTIADMPCRDQPSMFRRHVAWVRRCDRSAQTCVAWRGDHADCMGRLSVDAVHRALQNVLALAPSSSSR